A genomic window from Flavobacterium sp. I3-2 includes:
- a CDS encoding DUF1963 domain-containing protein — protein sequence MKHESWMLKNYVKHTEIEIPLGYSRYGGAVVDLLNENEYPKDLRFVAQLDLAQFSPFDSSGLLPKSGQLIFFADIMNDIGKVIYADTETLEERFRELEDEDEEEETNEDVKIWDYFLGSDKSKIFGIYTHCQYEQKEIEEITFSDKILLLQIGENGFSNESIFSVTIQREDLKKLNFDNC from the coding sequence ATGAAACACGAAAGTTGGATGCTTAAAAATTATGTAAAACACACTGAAATAGAAATTCCATTAGGATACTCTCGTTATGGTGGAGCAGTTGTTGATTTACTAAATGAAAATGAATATCCAAAAGATTTACGATTTGTTGCTCAACTTGACTTAGCACAATTTTCGCCATTTGACAGTTCAGGTTTGTTACCAAAGTCAGGACAACTTATTTTTTTTGCTGACATAATGAATGATATAGGTAAAGTAATTTATGCTGATACTGAAACACTGGAAGAACGATTTAGAGAATTAGAAGACGAAGATGAGGAAGAAGAAACAAACGAAGATGTAAAAATATGGGATTATTTTTTAGGTTCTGACAAATCAAAAATATTCGGAATTTATACACATTGCCAATATGAACAAAAAGAAATTGAAGAAATCACTTTTTCTGACAAAATTCTACTTCTACAAATAGGCGAAAATGGTTTTAGTAACGAAAGTATTTTTAGTGTAACAATTCAAAGAGAAGATTTGAAAAAACTTAATTTTGACAATTGTTAA
- a CDS encoding DKNYY domain-containing protein, whose translation MKNFKYFAKIGLCLNLLFVLFSCNDFTNQVGNVVNKEKSEYYHYGTYDKNKVFYFSNLFVGDTPKELENVDKETFEIISKYWAKDKNTFYYKNFPISNVDYETFTVESIKLEKLNHQDENKLTTLLKDKNNVYLIKDIPKSGKLELQIIENADPLTYQIISKEYANWAKDKNHIFLNDKKFDADLSSFEMLNTSFSKDKNKLYFLENNWITSENVNTDELKVLNLYYIRTNSNVYFFKNKEIQKIDLKDEKSVKVFNSNALLLKADDKLFINGNQFTLEGLDYSKFEHINNQYFTDGKTIFYSDFNSDNLIKTTADVASFSTIENSNFGKDNKHVYYRDKIVDEANPKSFRYDEKTKNPYDEKATFIYDDKTNNYIKQQK comes from the coding sequence ATGAAAAATTTCAAATACTTTGCTAAAATTGGATTATGTTTGAATCTACTTTTTGTTTTGTTCAGTTGCAATGATTTTACAAATCAAGTTGGAAATGTTGTAAATAAAGAAAAATCAGAATATTATCATTACGGAACTTATGATAAAAATAAGGTTTTTTATTTTAGTAATCTCTTTGTTGGAGACACACCAAAAGAATTAGAAAATGTAGATAAAGAAACTTTCGAAATAATCTCAAAATATTGGGCGAAAGATAAAAATACATTTTACTACAAAAACTTTCCAATTTCAAATGTTGATTACGAAACTTTTACGGTAGAATCAATTAAACTTGAAAAATTAAATCATCAAGATGAAAACAAATTAACAACTTTACTCAAAGACAAAAACAATGTATATCTGATTAAAGACATTCCCAAAAGTGGTAAATTAGAACTTCAAATAATTGAAAATGCGGACCCTTTAACTTATCAAATAATTAGTAAAGAATACGCAAATTGGGCAAAAGATAAAAATCATATATTTTTAAATGATAAAAAATTCGATGCTGATTTAAGTAGCTTTGAAATGCTAAATACAAGTTTTTCGAAAGACAAAAACAAACTTTATTTTCTAGAAAACAATTGGATAACATCAGAAAACGTAAATACAGATGAACTTAAGGTGCTTAATTTGTATTATATTCGAACCAATTCAAACGTTTATTTTTTTAAAAATAAAGAAATACAAAAAATCGATTTAAAAGACGAAAAATCCGTTAAAGTATTTAATTCGAATGCTTTATTATTGAAAGCAGATGACAAACTTTTCATAAATGGAAATCAATTTACACTTGAAGGTTTGGATTATTCTAAATTTGAACACATTAACAATCAATACTTTACTGATGGAAAAACAATTTTTTATTCTGATTTCAACTCAGATAATTTAATTAAAACTACAGCAGATGTTGCTTCTTTTTCGACAATCGAAAATTCTAATTTTGGTAAAGACAACAAACATGTTTATTATAGAGATAAAATTGTTGATGAAGCCAATCCAAAATCATTTAGATATGACGAAAAAACAAAAAATCCATACGATGAAAAGGCAACATTTATATACGATGACAAAACTAATAACTACATCAAACAGCAAAAATAA
- a CDS encoding LamG domain-containing protein: MKKLFKIFTLSSIIIASIVIVSCNKDDNSPVAAASCLPTNLQNGVIAAYTFGNGSLNDSSGNGYHLTNTTTASPGADRAGNSNCAFHFTNANNEFLTYVNPVFLNNFDSQPFSISLWYKNENIQTNGGFELLIGRDTGMHCPDTSGQWSVALYDLRKPVIGINKHSLWASEITVGSYAVSQWRHLVVTCQGTNLQLFVDGVSTNSVAGFGCGGDDFDAGNFGDLFLGKDFDGFLDDVVIYNRILSQTEINQLYNLPTCCM; encoded by the coding sequence ATGAAAAAGTTATTCAAAATTTTTACACTGTCATCTATTATAATTGCTTCGATAGTAATTGTAAGTTGTAATAAAGATGATAATTCACCAGTTGCAGCAGCTAGTTGTTTACCAACTAACCTTCAAAATGGAGTGATTGCAGCTTATACTTTTGGAAATGGTTCTTTAAATGATTCGTCAGGAAATGGTTATCATTTAACAAATACTACTACAGCTTCTCCTGGAGCTGATAGAGCAGGAAATTCAAATTGTGCATTTCATTTTACAAATGCAAATAATGAATTTTTAACTTATGTAAATCCTGTTTTTTTAAATAATTTTGATTCTCAACCTTTTTCAATTTCTTTATGGTATAAAAATGAAAATATTCAAACTAATGGAGGTTTTGAATTATTGATTGGTAGAGATACAGGAATGCATTGCCCTGATACTTCTGGACAATGGTCAGTTGCTTTATATGATTTGAGAAAACCTGTAATAGGAATTAATAAACATTCTTTATGGGCTTCTGAAATAACTGTAGGTTCTTATGCAGTTTCTCAGTGGCGTCATCTTGTAGTTACTTGTCAAGGAACAAATTTACAACTGTTCGTTGATGGTGTTTCAACTAATTCAGTGGCTGGTTTTGGCTGTGGTGGAGATGACTTTGATGCTGGTAATTTTGGAGATTTATTTTTAGGAAAAGATTTCGATGGCTTTTTAGATGATGTTGTAATATATAATAGAATTCTAAGTCAAACGGAAATTAATCAATTGTATAATTTACCAACTTGTTGTATGTAA
- a CDS encoding LamG domain-containing protein, which yields MKKLFKILKLSSFAIATIVIVSCNKDDNSPVAAASCLPTNLQNGVIAAYTFGNGSLNDSSGNGYHLTNTTTASPGADRAGNSNCAFHFTEANNEFLIYSNATFLDNIQSQPFSISLWYKNESLDPNKFEILMGKNTNTPIGQFYVGLHDVRRPVFSIDGNYAWAIGNPQDQYTTPQWRHLGLVFDGSFLQIYIDGVFNIQYLKLPAIFNFNGIPGNIGDLFLGKKYDGFLDDIVIYNRNLSQTEITQLYNLPACCV from the coding sequence ATGAAAAAGTTATTCAAAATTTTAAAACTGTCATCATTTGCAATTGCTACAATAGTAATTGTAAGTTGTAATAAAGATGATAATTCACCAGTTGCAGCAGCTAGTTGTTTACCAACTAATCTTCAAAATGGAGTGATTGCAGCTTATACTTTTGGAAATGGTTCTTTAAATGATTCGTCAGGAAATGGTTATCATTTAACAAATACTACTACAGCTTCTCCTGGAGCTGATAGAGCAGGAAATTCAAATTGTGCGTTCCATTTTACTGAAGCAAATAATGAATTTTTAATTTACTCAAATGCTACTTTTTTAGATAATATTCAAAGTCAACCTTTCTCAATTTCATTATGGTACAAAAATGAAAGTTTAGATCCGAATAAATTTGAAATATTAATGGGAAAAAATACTAACACGCCAATTGGACAATTTTATGTTGGATTACATGATGTTAGAAGACCTGTTTTTTCGATTGACGGAAATTATGCTTGGGCAATAGGTAATCCTCAGGACCAATATACAACACCTCAATGGAGACATTTAGGACTTGTTTTTGATGGAAGTTTCTTGCAAATTTATATTGATGGAGTTTTTAATATCCAGTATTTAAAGCTACCTGCTATATTTAATTTTAATGGAATCCCTGGAAATATTGGCGATTTGTTTTTAGGAAAAAAATATGATGGTTTTTTAGATGATATTGTTATATACAATCGAAATTTAAGTCAAACAGAAATTACGCAATTATATAATTTACCTGCATGTTGTGTGTAA
- a CDS encoding FAD-dependent monooxygenase, with product MKGTISIIGAGIGGLTTALILKQKGIKPTIFEGSKEIKSVGAGIIIANNAMQVFKGLGIHRKIEKAGNKISFMKITDDQLNNLSKIDLSTYEQKYDVQNTAIHRGVLQKILIDELGLDHIHLSKRLSKIQKSELLKLTFEDNSTIESDIVIGADGIKSVVRNQLFEKSTLRDSKQICWRGICETHLPQKYHNELNEAWGKGKRFGFVKISDKEVYWYALANSKNLEPNNINLADYFSEFHVDIINIISVTNKEKIIVSDVFDLKPIDKWQSKNICLVGDAAHATTPNLGQGACQAIEDAYVLGELLSKNIPIGNAFKKYENIRRKKALAIVNTSWRIGKMAHIENKYGIWLRNLAMKNTPKSVNKKSMDKIFSLNVI from the coding sequence ATGAAAGGAACAATAAGTATTATTGGAGCAGGAATTGGCGGATTAACAACAGCCTTAATACTGAAACAGAAAGGAATCAAGCCAACCATTTTTGAAGGTTCTAAAGAAATTAAATCAGTTGGAGCAGGAATTATAATTGCAAATAATGCAATGCAAGTCTTTAAAGGACTAGGTATTCATCGCAAAATTGAAAAAGCTGGGAATAAAATCTCGTTTATGAAAATTACAGATGATCAGCTAAACAATTTGAGTAAAATAGACCTAAGTACTTACGAACAGAAATATGATGTTCAAAATACAGCCATTCATAGAGGAGTATTACAAAAAATACTCATAGACGAACTTGGTCTTGACCATATTCATTTATCAAAACGACTTTCTAAAATTCAAAAATCAGAACTTTTGAAGCTGACTTTTGAAGACAATTCAACGATTGAAAGTGACATTGTAATTGGAGCAGATGGAATAAAATCAGTAGTTAGAAATCAATTATTTGAAAAAAGCACATTACGCGACTCAAAACAAATTTGTTGGAGAGGTATTTGTGAAACACATTTACCTCAAAAATATCATAACGAGCTTAATGAAGCTTGGGGAAAGGGAAAACGCTTTGGCTTTGTAAAAATAAGTGATAAAGAAGTGTATTGGTATGCGTTGGCAAATTCAAAAAATTTAGAGCCCAACAATATAAATTTAGCAGATTATTTTAGTGAATTTCATGTTGATATTATAAATATAATTTCAGTCACTAATAAAGAGAAAATTATAGTGAGTGATGTTTTTGATCTAAAACCAATCGACAAATGGCAAAGTAAAAATATATGCTTAGTAGGTGATGCAGCTCACGCCACTACGCCAAACTTGGGACAAGGAGCTTGTCAAGCTATTGAAGACGCGTACGTATTAGGTGAACTTTTGAGTAAGAATATCCCTATTGGAAACGCCTTTAAAAAGTATGAAAATATAAGAAGAAAAAAAGCACTTGCGATTGTAAATACAAGTTGGAGAATTGGAAAAATGGCACATATTGAAAATAAGTATGGAATATGGTTGCGAAATTTGGCAATGAAAAATACACCAAAATCAGTCAATAAAAAAAGTATGGATAAGATTTTCAGCTTAAACGTAATTTAA
- a CDS encoding DUF3995 domain-containing protein gives MVTIIAVLLISIFSLLASIHFYWAFGGKRWNDSVIPTKKNNAQARMPGIITTLIVAFGLLGFGLVVLLNIIDFKRSLLLESVQLYGLWLIASIFILRAIGEFKYIGFFKKIDQTKFGKNDTRYYSPLCLLIGLLAILLKLLT, from the coding sequence ATGGTAACAATAATAGCGGTTCTTTTAATTAGTATTTTTTCATTGCTTGCTTCAATCCATTTTTACTGGGCATTTGGAGGAAAACGTTGGAATGATTCTGTTATACCAACTAAAAAAAATAATGCACAAGCAAGAATGCCAGGTATAATAACAACATTAATTGTTGCATTTGGTTTATTAGGTTTTGGGCTTGTTGTTTTGTTGAATATAATAGATTTTAAACGATCATTATTGCTCGAGTCTGTTCAGCTATATGGACTTTGGTTAATCGCAAGTATTTTTATCCTAAGAGCTATTGGTGAATTTAAATATATTGGTTTCTTCAAGAAAATTGATCAAACAAAATTTGGAAAAAACGACACAAGGTACTATTCTCCATTATGTTTATTAATTGGATTATTGGCAATTTTATTAAAACTATTGACGTAA
- a CDS encoding Crp/Fnr family transcriptional regulator — protein sequence MNQIYRNKLIQTFQIKEELFDELYSLLQFKDVLKNEYLLKENDICSFIGITLDGSLRTFYSNENGEEINFLFHFDHQLEDIVFTDYDSFLRRSTSKLNIQALENSTVCLISYDNWNQLSNSSIYWQLFSKRMTEQVYFFAKKRIEDLLYYSPENRYLKLLKENPLLFQKIPQRHLASYLGITPQSLSRIRKRICTN from the coding sequence ATGAACCAGATATATCGTAATAAATTAATACAAACATTTCAAATCAAAGAAGAATTGTTTGATGAACTATATTCATTGTTGCAATTTAAGGATGTATTGAAAAATGAATATCTCCTTAAAGAAAATGACATTTGTTCCTTTATCGGTATAACATTAGATGGCTCATTGCGAACTTTTTATTCTAACGAAAACGGAGAGGAAATAAACTTCTTATTTCACTTTGACCATCAACTTGAGGATATCGTTTTTACAGATTATGATAGTTTCTTACGTAGATCTACTTCAAAACTAAATATACAAGCATTAGAAAACTCTACAGTTTGTTTAATCAGTTATGATAATTGGAATCAGCTTTCTAACAGTAGCATATACTGGCAACTTTTTTCGAAAAGAATGACAGAACAAGTCTATTTTTTTGCAAAAAAACGAATAGAAGATTTATTGTATTATTCTCCTGAAAACAGATATTTAAAACTTTTAAAGGAAAATCCCTTACTTTTTCAAAAAATCCCTCAAAGGCATCTCGCCAGTTATCTTGGAATTACGCCTCAATCATTAAGCAGAATCAGAAAACGCATTTGCACTAATTAA
- a CDS encoding alpha/beta hydrolase — protein MKFIYYNLIFILVTLTSCSNSSQPNDPIPEYETFKIQSKQVGEERVVNVWTPENYNASKDSLPVMYMADGGIKEDFPHIANTLDKLIKEKKIKPLILVGIENTQRRRDLTGFTEVAKDKEIAPVVGGSDKFRAFIKDELFTEIKNRYRTTSEKSIIGESASGLFVMETFFLTPEMFDNYIAFDPSLWWNNHYLVKTAKEHLAKFPTSEKRIWFAGSDAEDISPFTKELADIFKKENKENVKWKFSNEPKESHITIFRATKEKAIIWTLNKTE, from the coding sequence ATGAAATTCATTTATTACAACTTAATTTTTATACTTGTAACATTAACAAGTTGCTCAAACTCATCACAGCCAAACGACCCTATTCCAGAATACGAAACTTTTAAAATTCAATCTAAACAAGTTGGAGAAGAAAGAGTAGTGAATGTTTGGACACCAGAAAATTATAATGCAAGTAAAGACTCTTTGCCCGTAATGTATATGGCAGATGGTGGAATAAAAGAAGATTTTCCTCACATTGCAAATACTTTGGATAAACTAATTAAAGAAAAGAAAATAAAACCTTTAATACTTGTCGGAATTGAAAACACGCAACGAAGAAGAGATTTGACAGGCTTTACAGAAGTAGCGAAAGACAAAGAAATTGCACCAGTTGTTGGTGGTTCAGATAAATTTAGAGCATTTATCAAAGACGAACTTTTCACTGAAATTAAAAATCGATACAGAACAACATCTGAAAAAAGTATAATTGGAGAATCTGCATCAGGACTTTTTGTAATGGAAACATTTTTTCTAACACCAGAAATGTTTGACAATTATATCGCATTTGACCCATCACTTTGGTGGAACAATCATTATTTGGTAAAAACGGCAAAAGAACATTTAGCGAAATTCCCAACTTCAGAAAAACGAATTTGGTTTGCAGGGTCAGATGCAGAAGATATTTCGCCTTTTACAAAAGAATTAGCTGACATTTTCAAAAAAGAGAACAAAGAAAATGTCAAATGGAAATTTTCGAACGAACCAAAAGAAAGTCATATAACAATTTTCAGAGCAACAAAGGAAAAAGCAATTATTTGGACACTAAACAAAACTGAATAA
- a CDS encoding redoxin domain-containing protein, which translates to MASNLSYFIKAFKTEGIKLKGTYITYTAIVLAAIVPFIFLTFTLINGDYNESLTAPENYFKSNFNILKKSFEFFSAIIVIISASRISQIEFKNNTWQLLETQPLNKFAIYFAKFLKLLIINAISIFCFLISVAFIAAVLYFLQPNKTLAFYSIGYDEIQTCIRLWFGLFFLTALIYSFSIRFSNFILSIVLGFLLLVSSGILAGLNLTPKWYPLKLVKNALFYSSDLGYYFTYSEGLSIALGLLFLFVGFRRYAFRTFKASFFKDFKTIAFSTTTFVVLFGLICWILKPNQMMQSNTTEISGTIQSTDKIKEAYLLDLLTNDTLYTIPINSDSFKLQINEDLNLAKYNLKFDNGISTNLVFGKNDKLHLDLNHEGSEFTAKITGTRLAENNLSDIENISSNSSYYIDKDFYNNEPKKISESILDEYESELKNLANSYTSDNYIIRDDYKEIQEKQIVAYFYNLWNDFEKKAILQNPNFKNEDFEAFKVLHHKIKFNDEQMLFDRSYRALVINNLIKDDTSDLDENTKIFNAILKLPNDSFKEKLLTINLVSMIKNSKNADEAITTFNTYQTGLTKTENINYLNKLLNNTKRLSDNAIAPNFEAFDLEGKTIRLSDYKGKYVIIDVWATWCGPCKYVSPSFEKAANQNVKNTDLVFIALSVDQNKTSWLAQAKSKSKTVKQLIIKDNKQFEKDYTIESIPRFIFIDKEGNFIKAKMPYPNDDTFDLILENTFKK; encoded by the coding sequence ATGGCATCTAATTTATCGTATTTTATAAAAGCTTTTAAAACCGAAGGCATCAAACTAAAAGGAACTTATATAACTTATACAGCGATTGTTTTGGCAGCAATTGTTCCATTTATATTTTTAACATTTACACTAATTAATGGTGATTACAATGAATCTTTAACGGCTCCGGAAAATTATTTCAAAAGCAATTTCAACATTTTAAAAAAATCTTTTGAATTTTTTAGTGCAATAATTGTAATTATTTCTGCAAGTCGAATTTCACAAATAGAGTTTAAAAATAATACTTGGCAACTTTTAGAAACCCAACCTTTAAATAAATTCGCCATTTACTTTGCGAAATTTCTCAAACTACTAATTATTAACGCAATTTCTATATTTTGCTTTTTAATTTCTGTTGCTTTTATAGCTGCCGTTTTATATTTTTTGCAACCAAATAAAACACTAGCATTTTATTCGATTGGTTATGACGAAATTCAAACTTGCATTCGTTTATGGTTTGGTTTGTTCTTTCTGACTGCTTTGATTTATTCGTTTAGCATACGATTTTCGAATTTTATTTTATCAATTGTATTAGGATTTTTACTTTTGGTTTCGTCAGGAATATTAGCTGGTTTAAACTTAACCCCAAAATGGTATCCACTAAAACTGGTTAAAAATGCGCTGTTTTATTCAAGTGATTTGGGTTATTATTTCACCTATTCCGAAGGATTAAGTATTGCTTTAGGACTTTTATTTTTATTTGTTGGATTTAGAAGATATGCGTTTAGAACTTTCAAAGCTTCCTTTTTTAAAGATTTTAAAACTATTGCATTTAGTACAACAACATTTGTCGTTTTATTTGGATTGATTTGCTGGATTTTAAAACCAAATCAAATGATGCAATCCAATACAACTGAAATTTCGGGAACCATTCAAAGTACGGATAAAATTAAAGAAGCTTATTTGCTGGATTTATTAACTAATGATACTTTATATACGATTCCAATAAATTCGGATTCGTTTAAGTTACAAATCAATGAGGATTTAAATCTTGCGAAGTACAATTTGAAATTTGACAACGGTATTTCGACCAATTTAGTTTTTGGAAAAAACGACAAGTTGCATTTAGATTTGAATCATGAAGGTTCAGAGTTTACCGCTAAAATTACAGGTACAAGATTAGCAGAAAATAACTTATCTGATATTGAAAACATCAGTTCAAATTCATCGTATTATATCGACAAAGATTTTTACAACAATGAACCTAAAAAGATTTCAGAATCAATTCTTGATGAATATGAGAGCGAATTAAAAAATCTTGCCAATTCATATACCAGCGATAATTACATCATTCGCGATGATTATAAAGAGATTCAAGAAAAACAAATCGTGGCTTATTTTTATAATTTGTGGAATGACTTTGAAAAGAAAGCGATATTACAGAATCCGAATTTTAAGAATGAAGATTTTGAAGCTTTTAAAGTTTTACATCATAAAATTAAGTTTAACGACGAACAAATGCTTTTTGACAGAAGTTATCGTGCATTAGTTATAAATAATTTAATTAAAGATGATACTTCAGATTTAGATGAAAACACCAAAATATTCAATGCGATTTTAAAATTACCAAACGATTCATTTAAAGAAAAACTTTTGACTATTAATTTAGTTTCAATGATTAAAAATAGTAAAAACGCTGACGAAGCTATTACAACTTTTAATACATATCAAACGGGTTTAACCAAAACAGAAAACATAAATTACCTAAATAAACTTTTAAATAACACCAAACGTTTGTCAGACAATGCCATTGCGCCAAACTTTGAAGCTTTTGATTTAGAAGGTAAAACGATACGTTTAAGCGATTACAAAGGTAAATATGTTATTATTGATGTTTGGGCAACTTGGTGCGGACCTTGTAAATATGTTTCGCCAAGTTTTGAAAAAGCTGCGAATCAAAATGTAAAGAATACAGATTTAGTTTTTATAGCCTTAAGTGTGGACCAAAACAAAACTTCTTGGTTGGCTCAGGCAAAAAGTAAATCTAAAACAGTAAAACAATTGATTATAAAAGATAACAAACAATTTGAAAAAGATTATACCATAGAATCTATTCCGAGATTTATTTTTATTGATAAAGAAGGAAATTTCATCAAAGCAAAAATGCCTTATCCAAATGATGATACGTTTGATTTGATTTTAGAAAACACTTTTAAAAAGTAA
- a CDS encoding ABC transporter ATP-binding protein — MNEFLIQTKNLNFQFNKKRKILENLSLNIPKGSIYGFLGPNGAGKSTTMRLITGLINEQNTASIYLFGQPLQKQLPEVFKKIGSIIETPTLYLHLSGYNNLKLIATIQNVSESKIQEMLELVGLAKFQKQKAKQYSLGMKQRLAIGMALLNDPELLILDEPVNGLDPQGIVEIRELIKRINKEKGITILISSHLLNEIEKTCTHLAIINQGKLMFEGSMADLSLKNKNVTVEVLLDEVSKYESKLEKFEVLKIDSKRLQFTLQHENEIPELIQNLVQNDFQIFEVTKRGGLEDWFMNLTENN; from the coding sequence ATGAATGAATTTCTGATTCAAACAAAAAATCTAAATTTTCAGTTTAATAAAAAACGAAAAATATTAGAAAACCTATCTCTAAATATTCCAAAAGGAAGTATTTATGGATTTTTAGGTCCGAATGGCGCCGGAAAATCTACAACCATGCGTTTAATAACGGGTTTGATTAACGAACAAAATACAGCATCTATTTATTTATTTGGTCAACCCTTACAAAAACAACTTCCTGAAGTCTTTAAAAAAATTGGAAGTATTATTGAAACTCCTACGCTTTACTTACATTTAAGCGGATATAATAATTTAAAATTAATTGCTACAATTCAGAATGTATCTGAAAGTAAAATTCAAGAAATGTTGGAATTAGTCGGATTAGCAAAATTCCAAAAACAAAAAGCCAAACAATATTCGTTAGGAATGAAACAGCGTTTAGCTATTGGAATGGCACTTTTAAATGACCCTGAATTATTGATTTTAGATGAACCTGTAAACGGTTTAGACCCGCAAGGAATCGTTGAAATTCGCGAATTAATCAAACGCATAAACAAAGAAAAAGGAATTACCATTTTGATTTCAAGTCATTTATTAAACGAAATTGAAAAAACGTGCACGCATTTGGCTATCATCAATCAAGGAAAATTGATGTTTGAAGGTTCAATGGCTGATTTAAGTCTTAAAAATAAAAACGTTACGGTTGAGGTTTTGTTGGATGAGGTTTCTAAATATGAATCGAAATTAGAAAAATTTGAAGTTTTGAAAATAGATTCAAAAAGATTACAATTTACATTACAACATGAGAATGAAATTCCGGAATTGATTCAAAATTTAGTTCAAAATGACTTTCAGATTTTTGAAGTAACTAAACGTGGCGGACTTGAAGATTGGTTTATGAATTTAACAGAAAACAACTAA